The stretch of DNA CTTCCCTATCCTTCGCCAGTCAACGGAGCATAGGGAGAAAACCCATGAAGGTCCTGCGCATCGTCGCCAATATCCAGGCAGCGGATATCACCCCGGCCCGGCGCTTCTATCAGGATATCCTCGGTCTTGACGTCATCATGGACCACGGCTGGATCACGACGTTCGGCGCCGCACGCTCAATGAATATTCAGCTCAGCATCGCCAGTGAAGGCGGTTCCGGAACGGAGGTGCCGGACCTCTCGATCGAGGTTGATGACCTCGATGACGCTTTCGAGGCGATGTCGGCTTCAGGCTTCCCGATCGAGTACGGCCCGGCCGATGAGCCTTGGGGCGTCAGACGCTTTTATGTCCGAGATCCCTTCGGCAAGTTGGTGAACATCCTCATGCATAAAAATTGAGCCGGCGGCCATCGGCCACCGGCTCCTTCATGTCGAGCAAAATCCCAGCCCTATTTCCGATCATTCTGGCGATAGGCATTTGCCGTTCCGCCAATGCGGACGGGAACGGGGATGGTGGCGGTATCGGTGACGAGTTTCCCCTTAACCTTGCCCTGCTGACGTTTGCGCTCGAGATAATAGGCATAGGCGAATTGTATCGCGATCCCTACAATCACGAAGAGCGGACCGACCAGTTGGTCCTTGTTGGTGATGTAGAGCACCACCTGGCCGATCATGGCGAGGATCGTGCCGGCGACGAAGATGTTCAGCGAATGGCGGCCGAGGATCGTCAGCGGATGGCCCACAGGACGGCGCAGGATACGCGAGAGCGCGGGAATGCTGATAACGAGGTAGGTCAGCGCCAGAACGTGCAGCAGCCGCGGCAGCGACAGGAAGGTCTTGTCGAAACCGGTGATGACAGTCGGCAGGCCGAGTGCTGCCAGCGAGTTGCCGAAAATCCAGAGATGGCCGGTCACCCAGATGAAGGACAGCACGACGTAACCGGCAGCGACCGTCAGCAGCAGCGGGTGCTGCGGGATCGTGCCGCCGCGCTTGATATGCAGCATCGAGACGATGCCGATCGAAAACAGGAACTGCCAGGAGAGCGGATTGAGGAACCAGTAGCTCTCGATCAGCATGTTGTGCGGCGCCACTTCATAGATTCCCGCAAGCAGCCAGACCGTAGCCGAGACGCCGAGCGCCAGCCAAGGGCTGCGCGCATTCAACAGCAGGATAATCGGCACCATCAGCATCAGCGCCCCGTACATCGGCAGG from Rhizobium leguminosarum bv. trifolii WSM1325 encodes:
- a CDS encoding Glyoxalase/bleomycin resistance protein/dioxygenase (PFAM: Glyoxalase/bleomycin resistance protein/dioxygenase~KEGG: rec:RHECIAT_CH0004286 putative glyoxalase protein) — encoded protein: MKVLRIVANIQAADITPARRFYQDILGLDVIMDHGWITTFGAARSMNIQLSIASEGGSGTEVPDLSIEVDDLDDAFEAMSASGFPIEYGPADEPWGVRRFYVRDPFGKLVNILMHKN
- a CDS encoding putative protein required for succinylation of osmoregulated periplasmic glucans (KEGG: rec:RHECIAT_CH0004285 putative protein required for succinylation of osmoregulated periplasmic glucans), which gives rise to MASTPTQAIVTGRSSLSAAAPVRDTRLDVLRGVALIMIFINHVPGQIFEYVTTKNFGFSDAAEAFVLISGIAVGLAYGSRFQPGNRLTVAIKAVKRAFTLYLAHMITTFMTLALFICGAWLFHRPGLLVEINILAVLMNLKEGIPALLLLGHQIGYNNILPMYGALMLMVPIILLLNARSPWLALGVSATVWLLAGIYEVAPHNMLIESYWFLNPLSWQFLFSIGIVSMLHIKRGGTIPQHPLLLTVAAGYVVLSFIWVTGHLWIFGNSLAALGLPTVITGFDKTFLSLPRLLHVLALTYLVISIPALSRILRRPVGHPLTILGRHSLNIFVAGTILAMIGQVVLYITNKDQLVGPLFVIVGIAIQFAYAYYLERKRQQGKVKGKLVTDTATIPVPVRIGGTANAYRQNDRK